In one window of Episyrphus balteatus chromosome 3, idEpiBalt1.1, whole genome shotgun sequence DNA:
- the LOC129917203 gene encoding GTP:AMP phosphotransferase AK3, mitochondrial, whose product MTSKIFRTVILGAPASGKGTIANRIVEKFGFVHISPGDILRLNVSNGTALGKKAKTYMDEGKLVPDELIIKCVSGRIIEAGNRSWMLDGFPRTVAQAERLQATEPVDAVLNLDVPTDVIIERVKGRWIHLPSGRVYNEGFNSPKVPFKDDVTGEDLVQRPDDKPEIVRKRLEVYHEAMKPVLEFYEKYNLVTKFAGRKTAEIWPEVEKFLLKKTEEVVAKRQ is encoded by the coding sequence atgacatcaaaaatCTTCCGAACTGTAATACTTGGCGCTCCCGCATCTGGCAAAGGCACTATCGCCAATCGCATCGTTGAGAAGTTTGGCTTCGTCCACATCTCACCGGGGGACATTCTTAGGTTGAATGTTTCGAATGGTACGGCTCTGGGCAAAaaagccaaaacctacatggATGAAGGCAAGCTGGTTCCAGATGAACTTATTATCAAGTGTGTGTCTGGGCGAATTATCGAAGCCGGCAACAGATCATGGATGCTAGATGGCTTTCCACGCACAGTTGCCCAGGCAGAACGTCTTCAAGCAACCGAACCTGTTGATGCAGTTCTTAATTTAGATGTGCCAACAGACGTGATAATCGAACGAGTCAAGGGTCGTTGGATCCATCTTCCATCAGGCCGAGTTTATAACGAGGGTTTCAATAGTCCCAAAGTACCATTCAAGGATGACGTAACTGGAGAGGATTTAGTGCAACGTCCTGACGATAAACCAGAAATAGTGCGAAAACGATTGGAGGTCTATCATGAGGCAATGAAACCGGTTCTAGAGTTCTATGAGAAATACAATCTGGTGACGAAGTTTGCTGGTCGAAAGACTGCAGAAATTTGGCCAGAAGTTGAGAAATTTCTGCTCAAGAAGACAGAAGAGGTGGTTGCGAAAAGACAGTGA